One Desulfobacteraceae bacterium genomic window, GTCCGGCTTGATGGTGACGAGCTCAGTGGTCATGATGTCGGCGACCCGGATGTTCCGAACACGCGCCAGCAGCCCCTCGAAAATCGGTTCGGGGTCGACATCCTCGATTTCGCCCCAGATCTCCACGTGCTTGGGCTGGATGAAGAGCAGGATGTCGTGCATCGACAGCATCCCCACCAGCCGGCCGCCGCTGTCGGTGACCATCATGCCGAAGATTTTTTTCCCCTCGGCGTCGCTGCTGGTCTTGAAGCGCCTGACCGCCATGGCGATCGTGTCCTCGGGCTGCAGGCAGTGAAACCGGGTGTCCATCACCTCGCGCGCGATCATCGCGGACCTCCCAATCTGAGGGTATTGGTAAAAAAAAACTGAAACCGGGGCCGCCGGAGGCCGGACCGGCGCGCCGTCTAGATCCGGTCCGGATCGAAGCCCAGGGCGGCCACCGCCCGACGGTCCCCGGGCCGCCCGCGCTGCTTGAGGTGGCGGGCGATGGCCAGGCGTTGGGCCTCGGGCTTGTTCTGGAGCAGGTCGCTTTTGGCCGTGATGGATGCGGGGGTCACCTCGACCACCGTGCAGGCCCTGCAGGCCGGCATGTCCGCGGTGACCGGCACGAAATTTCCGCCGGGTTCGTGGTGCGCCACCAGCGCGTTTAAGGCCGCAACCTTGCGCGGCCCGTCGGGCACCACCGCCGCGGTTCCCCGGATGATGACACAGTGGTAGAGCTGGTGCAGGTTGCAGCTGCCGCGGTCCGGATAGAAGCCCACATCCAGGTAAGCCAGGGGGATGTCGACCTCGAAACAGACCCTGGGCTCGCGGGCGATGTTGTCCAGCTTTTCCCCGGCCGGCGCGCAGTGGAAGAAGATATTGCCCTCGAAAAAGACGTAGTTGACCGGGGTGATGTATGGGGTGCCGTCGGCGCCCACCGTCGCCAGGCGGCCGATGGTGGCGGCCACCAGAATCGCCGTGATTTGCGCCGGGTCGCTCACCTCGCTGTGTTTGCGTCGCATGCCGCTAGTTTCCTTTCGTTTTTCTCGGGCCTTCGGCGGCTCAATCCGCAGCCGTTGGGACCCGTCACCGATCCACCCGCCACACCGGCCGCAGACCGCCGCGGGGCGTCCGAAACGCCCCGGGTAGGGACTTTTTGCCTGCTCTTTTTTTCTTGTCAACAAAACAATTTGATTTCAAGAGAAAACCATGCTTGAATAATTTCAATTCATTTTTTTAGGCCGCCATTTTTACCCGAAGGTCTTTTATGCGAATACCGGCTGACCCGCCAATCACCCCGCCGGCCGCGCTTCTGGCAGGACCTCCCGCCGCTCGGCCGTCTTTCGCACCCCGCTTCCTCAAGATCGGTAAACCGCCCGACCTGTAAACCCGCCTGCCCATCCGGCGGGTCATTCTCGACAGCCTTCCGGCACCCGCCAGCCGGCTGGCCGCAGTCGCCGGGATCCAGGTTACACGCCCATGACCCGAACATAGGAAGGTCGGTTCGATGCCGAACCCCTTTGAATCCGAAAAGACGATGCCCCTGATAAATGAAACGGAGGCCGCAACGCCCCCGGAGGACGGCCTGGGG contains:
- a CDS encoding CBS domain-containing protein; the encoded protein is MIAREVMDTRFHCLQPEDTIAMAVRRFKTSSDAEGKKIFGMMVTDSGGRLVGMLSMHDILLFIQPKHVEIWGEIEDVDPEPIFEGLLARVRNIRVADIMTTELVTIKPDTHLLVIVDLMIKRHIRRVPVVEGEAVVGIVYRSDLFYHLLRRFVA
- a CDS encoding pyridoxamine 5'-phosphate oxidase family protein, producing the protein MRRKHSEVSDPAQITAILVAATIGRLATVGADGTPYITPVNYVFFEGNIFFHCAPAGEKLDNIAREPRVCFEVDIPLAYLDVGFYPDRGSCNLHQLYHCVIIRGTAAVVPDGPRKVAALNALVAHHEPGGNFVPVTADMPACRACTVVEVTPASITAKSDLLQNKPEAQRLAIARHLKQRGRPGDRRAVAALGFDPDRI